The window CTGGTAGTGAGCCTCCCCGTACTCAGCTAGTCTGATACAGAGGAAGAAAGCACACAGTCCATCCTAAATTTCATGACCAGGGTTATAAACACTTTAATATTTAATGTATCTAAAATTTTATCTGGCTAAACATGTCCCTTATTGACACAAATTGCTATCCCTCCATgactttgtgttatttttttttttttggtgaggcaattggggttaagtgacttgcccaaggtcacacagctaataagtgttaagtgtctgagactggctttgaactcaggtcctcctgactccagtgacTTAGTGTTATTGAAGAGTCAttgtggcttaaaaaaaaaaatccatcacctTGTGGCAGACCTAGTAATGAGGGTTTTATATCtagatgaaaaaaaacaacacaggcTTATAGACCCAGAGTTAGACAGAACCTCAAGCAccaactacttcattttacagatatagaaactgaggcccataaaaatGAAGATCagaaaggtaaattaaaaaaaaacaagaacaacaagaacccACCAAAGGTTAGATCTGGCTAATTAAGAATATGTAAAATGGTACAGACAGTAGATCTTACTGGAGGTCTTTTTCAGACTTGTTCTCATTCACCCTCACAATTTGTGCTATACTTAGCACTACTTATAATCCTTTAAAAGTTtaaggaattggggcagctaggtggcacagtggataaagcacgggccctggattcaggaggacctgagttcaaatccaaattcagacacttgacacttactagctgtgtgatcctgggcaagtcacttaaccccaattgcctcaccaaaaaaaaaacaaaaaccagtttcAAGGAATTAGATTATTATACTCattcctttgggggtggggtggggattagAGAAGCAGAGAGAACTTGAAGAACTAGCCAAAACTCCAATTTGGTTGTAGTGATGGAAAAGAGGACAATCTCAGAATCTCTATATTTTGTTCATTGTTGTGCCCACACACCTCACACCTGTACCAGGTGACTTATCAAAAGATTGGACATTTTGCTTTATAATGTTAACAATGGGGATTCAAAGTCCAGAATATTTATAGATTTGTCCCTTCCAAGCagtttgaaagaaagggaaatgctGAGTATCAGTTATTTGATGATTTCATAGAAAttcaattttatgattttttttttcagtttcaacCTGTGGATTAGAGAAGATATTTCCCTTGCTTTTGAATTGAAGTGATTCCTATTTCCTAATGATAGTTGAGGCAGACTTGTGGATGTATCATACACTGTGGTCAAATTGTAAATTGGAGAAAATTAGGCATGAGCAGAGCTCACACTTTTAAAATCAGAatctaattcattttatttcatttttaacaaaTCCCAAATGTACAGAGAATGAGATTAAGAAGTTCTCCGTAAATATTAACAGTGCCACCAACCACTACATCTTTTCTTTAGACTAaagaattgtatttatttattacagAGCTAGAAGATGTGGGGCGATTGACAAAGGGAATTCAGCAGACTCGTCTCTGAATTTAGCCCATCAGCCCCTCCTATCTATTTTGAAGGgagaactccccccccccttctcttcctgGTACTAACTATAGAGAAATCTTTTCCAaaatcagtctctctctctctctctctctctctctctctctctctcccctccccttctccccctctgcATTTGCAATTCAAAATATGTCTCTGAATATTtgtataaattaatttacataattgttacaaaagaaacaaaataggaaACTCAGTCTAGTTTGAAAGGTAAATGATACTTGGATAGTaaatattaaacacacacacacacacacacacacacaccaagtagATGTGAATTTCAAAGCTGGCTGAAGAATCATTCTCAAATATCCATCTAATGATCACAATGTTCCCAAGGTGGGATGAGCtgcctcataaagtcattagctcccCATCACTGCAAGTCTCAGGTGGAGGCAAGGTTACCATTTCACAAGGAAGTCATAGGGGCAATTCCTGATCAGAGacaagttggactaaatggcttctgaaatccctttctGCTCTCAGATTCTGTGGACCATCTACCCAAGTCAGTATTGTGGGCAGCaccagcagccatcaccacagaAGAATATTGCAAGACTATCAGGAAATCAGTGCAGTActaatattaaaaagaaacaaaggaaagccgatattttattcattgtttacaaaaatctatattttaaatCCTATATGGAAGCTGgttaaaaaaatacagagaatCTATGCCCATAATACTCTACGAAAAAAGTCTACGATTTTtcctcatgcacacacacacacacagagaaagagagaagtcaCGCTATAAAGGTATTTGCTTTGACAAGTAAGTGTAAAGGTTCACATGATTTGCACAAGGTAGAATCGGCTCCATTTTGAGCATAGACAAGAAATATACATGTAACAAAAGCAAGGGGTATCCAGAACTTGATTTGAAACTTATCAAACTTACAAAGTTTACACAAGTTCGTTCTCTGAGGACTAAAGCTGCAGAACAGtctcatcttatttttttcttgaaggtTGAATATTTTTCCTCAAAGCCATCAGAAAAGGGTGGTCAGAAAAAGTCCTCAAACAAATTTGCACGatcaattcatttaaaattttcacaGCAAGCAATGAAATGACTCAAAAGATTGATTCTATGCTCTATCAATTTTACATAAATGTCAGTGGGGGAGAAAAACAAGGTTATGAAGTCCCTGGATTGATAAACTTtgttgtgtggggttttttttaagttataaataGCTGACCTGCTAGAAATGCAACATTCCTCAAACACAATCTATTTCTAGGACCCCACTTCAAGGAATGAAGCTGGAAAGCCCCAAACCCTGCAGCCTCTTTGCCTGATCCGCTAGCTTCCAGCAATGATAAGAGGATGAGGGACATCCAGTGGCCTTAATTGGCCATCTGAAAGTGTTCCGGCTGATAGCCAAAGAGTCTCTGGGCATAGTGCTCACTCTCACCCGGCAGCTTGGGTCCCAGGAGTGCGTGGTAATTGTCCTGATTGAAGTGTTCGCAGTGCAGATTAATCCAGTCCCTCTCTGtgctgtatctctctgcttcagccAGGATTCGGGTCAGAGCCATGATGTAACTGAGGGCCATCTGCAGGGTCTCATACTTGGAGAGCTTTTTATCTTGGCCCCACTGGGGGACCACTTTTCTCAGGCGATCGAAAGCGGTGTTGAGCCCTTGCATCCGCCGCCTCTCCCTGGCATTGGCTGCCAGTCTTCTTCGGGCAGCGTTCTCCATCCTTTCAGAGCCACCCTTCCCCACACACTCGATGCCACCTTTGCACTGGGGCTCAGATTCCAAACTGGAATCCAGGGAGTTTGCTTTGCAGGATTTCATTTCTCACGAAGTTTTGATTTCACAGCACCCCCCACACTCCCAAAGTTTTGGGCAGCAAAGAAAAGATAGCAGGGAAGGGAATGGACAAGGGAATCCTCTCTCTCAGGATGgaactggtttttttgtttttgttttttttacctcttctgaATGTGGCCCGACTTGAGCAATGAAGAAGGGAACTTAGGAGAAAAGCAGTTCATTTGTGGGAGAGGAATTTGCTGTCTTAAGGCAGAGATTCAAGGCTCTATCCAACAAGATCACTAGCTTGATGTTTCTTCACTTGCCTAAATTTGAGGGAAATTGAGATGCTGAGTAGAGCTCCATCTTCCCAAAGTCAGGTTCTAAACAACAAAGGTTTTTTCTCCTCCGTAGCACTTTCAGGCATGAAATAAATGTAGTTGGCTTGATTAGAGGTCCTTTCGGGTCCTCAAAGAAAGCATCACTTTTCAGTAGAATGTATTCTTTcatgaagaaatagagagagagagagagagagagagagagagagagagagagagagagagagagagagagagagagagagagcgcacttCTTTCTTAGTAGCAAACACCAATATCtttgagagaggaggaggagaatttatAGCACAGGCTTGGGGGATTGAACAGGTGGTAGCAGGTGGGCTGGCGTCCCCCTGACTCTATCTCAGCACCTTCCTACCCTGGGAACtgcagggagagagggggggaagtCCTGGTAAAATCCTGACATTACTGCTTTTATCTGTTGAAGTCTCTCCAAAGCCATGTCTGTCCAGCCCTAACAACACACCATCTGGAGCagcctagctgtccccaaaagaaTCACAACAGTCAGGGGAGAGAACAAAAACGACCTTTCCCCTTGGATAATCATTTTCCATATCAGCCATCAGCATTTGTAGTCCGAATTAAGCAAAAGTCTTTTtcataataattatttaaaattatttgctttATTGATGATGTGGGGGTGATGTATTTAGGTAGCATTTTAGTAAATGAAAATTTGGCTTTAACAGAATAAGAAACTTGATCCAAATTATGTTGGTTAAATAGATTGAACCCTCTGATTAAGTCTTTTAGTCAAATGGGAACAAAGTAGAAGGTTCTAAGATAATCTCAGAACAGAAATTTTCTTGTAAGAATATTGGTACCTCTTTTCTGCCAGAAATAGTGATAACATTTCTAAATATACAGCGGACATatcaaacattttcatttaatccttaatAGAtt is drawn from Dromiciops gliroides isolate mDroGli1 chromosome 2, mDroGli1.pri, whole genome shotgun sequence and contains these coding sequences:
- the ATOH7 gene encoding protein atonal homolog 7, which codes for MKSCKANSLDSSLESEPQCKGGIECVGKGGSERMENAARRRLAANARERRRMQGLNTAFDRLRKVVPQWGQDKKLSKYETLQMALSYIMALTRILAEAERYSTERDWINLHCEHFNQDNYHALLGPKLPGESEHYAQRLFGYQPEHFQMAN